In Fibrobacter succinogenes, the following are encoded in one genomic region:
- a CDS encoding lipopolysaccharide biosynthesis protein, with protein MEKQESTGFIEFCLRVVNSDLKHFKFFSWFVTIPTIVAFVLVMWVIEPRYAATAVVTPPASTQPMSGALSGLIGGTGMSSLLGISMDNEDANVVWTILNSWELHDKVIEQFNLAKHYKFKGKFHADLLKEFRKNFGLNYNKEDMFFLYYRDTDPKRAVQVIEFMLEKADSAFNSFKTNQARQSREYFQTRLDSCEHVLDSVLNSFVDFQVRNNVYEPSVQLGATIKYLSELQAMREEMGMEMDFEKLDRGENSKRYQELQKRVKGMNAALGGALKGKHSNIGMIELKKSPELYAEYLRRESEIRIQETLYKLLRQQSEQMRLEEAKMLKNLHVLEPPWENDKKIYPLRAVTLIFVFLVACIIATIICNLLDYLETESKRGTSVSREWNAFRAYFQKKKV; from the coding sequence ATGGAAAAGCAGGAATCTACAGGTTTTATCGAATTTTGCCTTCGAGTCGTCAATAGCGACCTGAAGCATTTCAAGTTTTTTTCTTGGTTTGTGACTATCCCGACCATAGTCGCTTTTGTCTTGGTCATGTGGGTTATTGAGCCTAGGTACGCAGCGACTGCGGTTGTTACTCCGCCTGCATCGACGCAGCCCATGTCGGGGGCGCTCAGTGGCCTGATTGGCGGGACTGGAATGAGTTCCCTTCTCGGGATTTCCATGGATAACGAGGATGCGAATGTTGTATGGACCATCCTCAATTCCTGGGAACTGCACGACAAGGTTATCGAACAGTTCAACCTCGCAAAGCACTACAAGTTCAAGGGCAAGTTCCATGCGGACTTGCTGAAGGAGTTCCGCAAGAATTTCGGCTTGAACTACAACAAGGAAGACATGTTCTTCCTCTATTACAGGGACACAGACCCGAAACGCGCTGTGCAGGTTATAGAATTCATGCTTGAAAAAGCGGATTCTGCCTTTAACTCGTTTAAGACGAATCAGGCTCGCCAGTCCAGAGAATATTTCCAGACGCGCTTGGATTCCTGCGAACATGTTTTAGATTCTGTGCTGAATTCGTTTGTCGACTTCCAGGTGAGGAACAATGTTTATGAGCCGTCGGTCCAGCTCGGGGCGACGATTAAGTATTTGAGCGAGTTGCAGGCCATGCGTGAAGAAATGGGCATGGAAATGGACTTTGAAAAGCTCGACCGCGGCGAGAACAGCAAGCGCTACCAGGAACTCCAGAAGCGCGTCAAGGGCATGAATGCGGCTCTTGGTGGAGCGCTCAAGGGCAAGCATAGCAATATCGGTATGATCGAGCTCAAGAAGTCTCCGGAGCTCTATGCAGAGTACTTGAGGCGTGAATCGGAAATCCGCATCCAGGAAACCTTGTACAAGCTGCTCCGCCAGCAGAGCGAACAGATGCGCTTGGAAGAAGCCAAGATGCTCAAGAACCTCCATGTGCTTGAACCGCCTTGGGAAAACGACAAGAAGATCTACCCGCTCAGGGCTGTCACCTTGATCTTTGTATTCCTGGTGGCCTGCATTATTGCGACGATTATTTGCAACTTGCTCGACTATCTGGAAACCGAATCTAAGCGCGGGACTTCTGTATCCCGTGAATGGAATGCTTTTAGGGCTTACTTCCAAAAGAAAAAGGTCTAG